In Lycium ferocissimum isolate CSIRO_LF1 unplaced genomic scaffold, AGI_CSIRO_Lferr_CH_V1 ctg14905, whole genome shotgun sequence, the genomic stretch CAATGAAAATGGACCTCTTCCATCCTGGAAAACCTCTTCCATCAAAGATGGAGTGGATTAGTTTCATTCCAGGTGAATCTAAGGAATTGAGATGATAAGGTCATAAGGATGGGTGTAATCGTATGTAGTATCATTTTCAGTGATGTTTGTGATTCCAGTGACATTTACTTCATCCATTTTTtagttgaagatttgaagaagattttGTGAGGGGTGATTTGAAAGATTTTGCAAAAAACTTTGTAAATAAATTTGGATCGAGctaatgctctgataccatgtaagaATTGAAATGAGATATTGATGTGGAGAATTTTCGGTGTATTCATTCATTGCCAAACACATTGATTTATACAAGACACTACCCATCAGGTAAAATACGTAAAAGAATAAAAGGACTAAATCCTAATTTCCCAAATCTAAGTAACCAACTATAACAGATTTATTTACACCTCATTATGCACAGCTCATCAATTCTAGAAGTTTCCTAAAATAATACTAAGTAGGGAATATTTACAATTGGGCCTTATTCTTCAGAAGCCCAAGTCGTGTAAAAACACAGAAGCTCAATGCTTTCTCTCAACCCAAAGGTAAAAGTAAAGCAACCGGGTCCATTCAATATATGTGTCGGTCAAATTAAGGTTGTCTCATTGAAACCTTAATTTGTCCGTCTTCTTCAATCCTTCTTTGCTTTCTCTAAATCAGTCTCCATGAGTGAATCTTTTTGAAGAACAATAGAGGGCTTCTTGTCAACACACTAACTGAAAATCGTCAGGTTCAAAGGTGTCCGATCTATTCTGCCTATAAACTATTGGCGACGAGTGATGTATACTGAGATTATATAATCGAGCcctaatcaaacaaaaaaaccTTTCCTGTATAGTTAGAGCAACCAATAAATATCAATTTTGAACCCAACAAATGAGTTCAGTATTAAGAACTTTAGAAGCTGAGCTCATCAAGTTCAAATTCTCTAGCAAGGGATCTTTAGAAAAATTCACATCGGATGAGGTGGAAATCAGAAGTGTATATCAAACAAAGAAATGTAATTACACATGGAAAGAATCAGACTATTAACGAGGAGTCATATAAGCTGAAATTGTATCATCAAGGCCAGTGCAACCATGCCAACCAAGTAGACCTTGCTTATATGGTAAGAAAGTTTTCTTCTTCATATCTTTCAACATCTCCTTCTTCATCTTGTAATGCAATTCATGAGCCGAAATCGGTCTCCTCATCTTCCTCCTCGAGTTCAATACGGATGATTTTTTCACATCTTCTCGACGGATTTTCTTCACTAGCGAATACTTGTTTAACTCTTCTGTACTGCTACTTGCTCGACTCTCGGAAGCACTTCTGAATAGCAATAAGTCTTTCAATTTCCAACTGTTCCATAGCGATATCAACGATGAAACAGAGGACTCTGTTTTCTCTTGATCAATACTTTCATCATCCTCATCAATTAACAATAAATCCGATACTCTCAGAGGAGATAATGATCTTGTCGCTTTATGTCTACTGGAACCAGAAGAATTATTTCTTATAGAATTTTGAGTTCTTTCCTTGGCTTCTACAATTGGCT encodes the following:
- the LOC132042383 gene encoding uncharacterized protein LOC132042383, which translates into the protein MKTEMVDFNFDSACTTPYISAPSSPQHFGTAFFFSAPTSPTRISALYGETNVTRYNDRDDDNADDFAFEFNGHELEKNIIISGADELFDGGKIKPLFESPISPKLRLKGKKNAIEPIVEAKERTQNSIRNNSSGSSRHKATRSLSPLRVSDLLLIDEDDESIDQEKTESSVSSLISLWNSWKLKDLLLFRSASESRASSSTEELNKYSLVKKIRREDVKKSSVLNSRRKMRRPISAHELHYKMKKEMLKDMKKKTFLPYKQGLLGWHGCTGLDDTISAYMTPR